The nucleotide window TGCCAAAGGCATCCGTCACGGACACGGTCACGTCGTTCGCGTCGCCCGCGTCAATCGGGTCCGGGAAGGCCGGGAGCACGAGCCTGGCCGCCGCACCGGCGCCCACCGTGAAGGACTGGCTCCCCTGCGTCAGCGCGCCCGCCGTGGCCGTGAACGTGAACGTGCCCGCCATGTCCACGCGCAGGCCGGAGAAGGTCGCCACGCCGTCCACCGCCGCCACCGTCACGGCCTGGAAGCCGGACTGGCCAGTGAGGCTCAGCGTCACCGCGGTGGTGGCGTCGGGGACGACATCACCGCGCGAGTCCAGCAGCGACACGGCCACGTTCGCGAGCGCCGAGCCCGCGTTGCCATTCGAAGGCTGCGTCGTGAAAGCCAGCTGCGTCACCGCCGCGTTCACCGTGGACACCGCGAGGCTGTCCGAGCGCGCGGAGTTGCCGTGCGCGTCCGTGGCCCTCAGCGCCACGTGGTACGTCTTGCCCGGCGCCAGGCCAGTAAGCGTCGCGGACTGCACCGTGCCCGGAGGCACCGGAGCAGCGACGGTCACCGGCGTCGCCGCGTTGAAGGCCGCGTCCGTGGTGATGGCGGACGTCGAGTAGCGCAGCTCCTGCGACGCCAGCTGCCCCAGCGCGCCATCATCGCCCACGCCCGTCCACTGCACGGTGAGGCCTGTCTCCGTGGCCCCCGTCTGCGTCAGCACCGGCTTCGCGGGCGCCACGTCGTCCACCACCTGCACGTCCGCGCTGCTCACGTCCTGCAGGCCCTGCGCGGAGGCCACCAGGTGCGTGGTGCCATGCCCCGCGATGCTCAACCCCGTGAACGTCGCGACGCCGTCCACCGGCGCCGCGCTCACGGTCCCCGCGAGCGTGAAGGCCCCCGCAGGCAGCGACAGATTCACCGCCAGTCCGGTCACCGACACCGGGTTGCCGAAGGCGTCCAGCACCGCCACCTTCACGGTCCCCAGGGACGCACGCGTCGACACACGCGTGGCCGGCTGCTGCGTGAACGCCAGCTTCGAGGCCGCCGCGGCGGACACCATCACCCTGAACTCGAAGGAGAAGGCGCCCTCGCTGTCCGCGAGGGTCAGGAACTGGGGCCCGGCCGTGCGGAAGGTGATGCCCTGGAACTTGAACTTGCCCGCATCCGTGGCGGTGAACGTGTGGGAGGGCAGTGTCGCGGCCGCGTCCGTGGACGTCAGCGTCACCGTGCCCGTGTAGTTCGTCGCCGCGTTGCCATGGAGGTCCTCCAGCGTGACCTCCTGGGCCTCCGCCACGCCCACCGTGACGTTGTCCAGGAAGCGGTCCAGCCCCACCCCCTTCACCGCACCGGGCGCCACTGAGAAGACGGTGCTGGCCACGGGCTCGAAGCCCGGGGCGTTCGCGATGAAGTGGTAGCCCCCGCCCGCCTTCTTCAGCACCACGTCCGGGAAGGTCGCGACGCCGTTCACGGCGGTCACCTTCACCTGGCCCTCCGGGAACACGATGCCGCCGGAGCCCAGCGACAGCGTCACCTCCGCCGTGCTGTCCGTCACCACCGCGCCGGCGCCGTCCCGAACCTCCACCACCAGGAGCTTGAGCGGCTCGCCCGCCACGCCATCCGGCAGCGCCGAGCGGAACGCCAGCGTCTTCACGGTGCTGACGTCGGCGAACTCCACCGTGGCCGTCTGGGTGAGCTGCACCATCTTGCCGGTGTCGTCCTTCACGGACGCCTTCACCGTCTTCACGCCCGGCACCGTGGACATCACCCGCGTCTGGGCCTCCCCCTGGATGTTGGTGATGACCGCGGACTCCAGGACGGAGGCACCCTCCCCCTCCACCGTCACCGACACCGCGCGCGCGGACAGCCGCGAGCCGTCCGCCTTGCGCAGCGCCGTCACCGTGACGACCGCGGCGTCGACGCCGTTCGCCAACACCCCCGTGGGCCGGTCCACCACCACCTTGGAGGCAGCGGCGTCCACCACGCTCTCCACCTCCGGAGGAGGCTGCGGCGGGGTTCCAGAATCCTTGCAGCCCAGCGACAAGCCCAGACACAGCACGCTCAGCCCCAGACAGCGGGCGAGCACAGCAATCCGTGGGGACATGAATGTCTCCGTCCAGCGAGCAGCCCCGCGCGGCAGCGTGCGCCTCACGCGGGGGTGCAGTGCTTTCTAGCAGACATCCCCCGGCCACCGCGAAGCAGGGCCGGAAGTTTGCACATCAACTGGAATCAGCCGTTGATGGCTTGAAGCACCGCGGCGCCGCCCAACAGGGACTGCCCACCGTCGCAGACCATGATGGCGCCGGTGATGTACGACGCGGCGTCCGAGGACAGGAACAGGGCCAGCCGGGCGATGTCATCCGGCTTTCCGAAGCGCTGGAGCGGCAGGGCTTCCGCGAGCTTCTGCCGGGCGCCTTCCGACGGGGCGAGGCGGCTCATGCCCTCCGTGCCTTCAATCGGGCCCGGGGTGATGGCGTTGACGCGCACGCCCGTGCCGCCCCACTCGATGGCGAGCACGCGGGTGAGCATGTCCACGCCGGCCTTGGCGGCGCACACGTGGGCCTGCATGGCCATGGGCAGGTACGCCTGGGGCGCGGAGATGTTGATGACGGCGGCGCCCGGCTTGCGCAGATGTTCGAAGGCGGCGCGGGACACGTTGAAGGTGCCCAGCACGTCGATGTCCATCACCGCCTTGAAGCCGTTGGAGGACATGCCCAGCACGGGCGCGGGGAAGTTGCCGGCGGCGCCGCACACCAGCACGTCGATCTCACCGTACGCGTCCTTCACCTGCTGCAACGCCTTCTCCACGGACGCGTAGTCGCGCACGTCCGCGGCGACACCCATCGCGGTGCCGTGGGCCTGGAGGCCCTTCACCGCGCCCTCCAGCTTCTCCACGTTGCGGCCGTTGATGGCCACCTTCGCGCCCGCCTTCACGAACGCGGTGGCGATGCCGAGGTTGATGCCGCTGCTGCCGCCGGAGACGAACGCCGTCTTGCCCTTGAGCAGCCCATCCTTGAACACGCTGTCCGCCATGGAGTCGCTTCCTTTCGAAATCAGCCGAACTCGACGACCTTCTGCCCGAAGAGGCGGTCCACGGCGAGGAGCAAATCGTCGTTCACCTGCACCTTGAGGGTGGTGCCGGAGATGTGCGCCTCCGCCTCCCCGGGGAACAGCACGCTCACCGCCACCGGGGTCGCGCCCGCGTACTTCTTCGCCAGCTCGTTGAGCTTCGCCAGCCGCTCCTCCGTGACGATCTCCGCGGGCAGCCGCAACTCCAGCCGCTTGGTGCGCTTCTCACGCACGGCCTTGAGGCTCTGGATGTCGTCGACGATGAGCTCCGCGGTGGGCGTGTTCTCGTCGCGCTGCGAAATCTGCACGGTGCCGGTGACGAGGATGGGGTCGTCCGACTTGAGCAGGTGCTCCCAGTGCTCGTATCCCGGCTTGGGGCCCTGCTTGGCCCACTTGCCGTCCTTGCCCATCACGTTGCGCGTCCCGTCCTTGCCCGGGAAGCACACCAGCTCCGTGGAGCCGGACAGGTCTTCAATGGTGACCCACGCCATGCGCTTGCCCGTCTTGGTGGGGCGCTCGCGCAGCACGGTGATGATGCCCGCCACGGTGAGCTTCTCGTCGCGGCGCGCGCGCTGCACGGCGGTGATGGGCCGCGCGTAGCGCTTGAGCTCCTTCTCGTACTGGTACAGCGGGTGGCCGGACACGTAGAAGCCGATGGACTCCTTCTCGAAGGCCAGACGCTCCTTCTCCGGCCACTCCTCCACCGCCGCGTAGTCATCCTTGAGGCCGGTGCCAGCGGACGCGGGACCCGAGAGCATGCCGAACAGCGAGCTCTGGCCCGCGGCCTTGTCCTTCTGGCTGGAGGAGCCGCGGTTCATCGCGCGCTCGATGGTCTCGAAGAGCTGCGCGCGGGGGCGCTTCTCGAAGTCGAAGGCGCCGGCCTTGACCAGCGCTTCCAGCACCTTGCGGTTCACGCGACGGCCGTCCACGCGCTCGCAGAAGTCGAAGAGGCTCTTGAAGGGGCCTTCCTTGCGCGCCTCCAGGATGGACTCGATGGCGCCCTCGCCCACGCCCTTGATGGCGCCCAGACCGAAGCGGATCTTCCCCTCCACCGCGCCGAAGGCCAGGTCGGACAGGTTCACGTCCGGCGGCAGCACCTGCGTGCCCGACTCGCGGGCCTCGCCGATGTGCTTCACCACCTTGTCGGTGTTGTCCTTCTCGCTGGTGAGAAGGGCGGCCATGAATTCGCACGGGTAGTGGGCCTTGAGCCACGCCGTGTGGATGGTGACCAGGCCGTACGCCGCGGAGTGGCTCTTGTTGAAGCCGTACTCGGCGAACTTCTCCATCAGGTCGAAGATTTCGCCCGCGACCTTCAGGTCCACGTTGTTGATCTTGCAGCCTTCGAGGAAGCCGGCCCGCTCGGCCTGCATGACCTCGGCCTTCTTCTTGCCCATGGCGCGGCGAAGAAGGTCGGCGCGGCCCAGGGTGTAGCCTCCCAGCACCTGGGAGATCTGCATCACCTGTTCCTGGTAGACGATGACGCCGTAGGTGTCCTTGAGCACCGGCTCCAGGTTGGGGTGCGGGTAGGACACCTTCTCCCGGCCGTGCTTGCGGTTGATGAAGACGTCCACCATGCCTGCGTCCAGCGGACCCGGGCGGTAGAGCGCGCCCGCGGCGATGACGTCTTCGAAGCAGGTGGGCTTGAGCTTCATCACCATTTCGGTGAAGCCGCTGGACTCCATCTGGAAGACGCCGGCGGTGTCGCCCTCCGCCATCAGCTGCCACATCTTCTCGTCGTGCAGCGGGATTTCGTGCCGCTTGATGTCCTTGCCGTGGTTGCGGTTCACCAGGTCCAGCGCGTGCTGGATGACCGTGAGCGTCTTCAGGCCGAGGAAGTCGAACTTCACCAGGCCCGCGGCCTCCACCTCGTCCTTGGCGAACTGGGTGATGAGGATCTTCTCGCCGGGCGGCTGGTAGACGGGCACGAACTCCCAAAGCGGCTTGTCCGCGATGACCACGCCCGCGGCGTGCATGCCGGGCTGGCGGTGCAGGCCCTCCAGCGCGAGCGCGATCTCCAGCACGTCCTTGGTGGTGACGGGGTTGCCCTCCACCTCGCCGATGTTCTGGGGCTTTTCGATCATCTCCTTGAGGCGAGGCTCCATTTCGATGGCCTCCTTCAAGGTGATGTTGAGGACTTCGGGCACCAGCTTGGCGATGCGGTCGCCTTCGCTGAACGGCAGGCCGAAGACGCGGCACACGTCGCGCAGCACGCTCTTGGCCTTGAGCGAGCCGAACGTGATGATCTGCCCCACGTTCATCTCGCCGTACTTGCGGCCCACGTACTTGATGACCTCGTCGCGCCGGTCCTGGCAGAAGTCGATATCGAAGTCCGGCATCGACACGCGCTCCGGGTTGAGGAAGCGCTCGAAGAGGAGGTTGTACGGGATGGGGTCCAGGTCGGTGATGCGCAGCGCGTAGGCGACCAGCGAACCGGCGCCGGAGCCACGGCCCGGGCCCACCGGGATGTTGTGGTCCTTGGCCCAGTTGATGAAGTCCTGGACGATGAGGAAGTAGCCGGAGAAGCCCATGCGCTGGATGACGCCCAGCTCCAGCGTGAGGCGCGCCTGGTACTGCTCGCGGTCGATGGGGTACTGGCCTTCCAGTTCCTTGAAGCGCTGGCGGAGGCCCTCATAGGACAGCTCCGACATGAAGGAGTCCGGGGTGTGGCCATCCGGCACCTTGAACGTGGGGAGCATGGGCTTGCCCAGCTTCAGCTCCACGTTGCACATCTCCGCGATGCGCATGCTGTTGTGCACGGCCTCCGGAGAGTCGGAGAAGAAGCCGAGCATCTCCTCCGGGCTCGTGACGTAGAGCTTGTCGGTGGAGTGGCGCAGGCGCTTGTTGTCCGCCAGCGTCTTGCCGCTGGCGATGCACATGAGCAGTTCGTGCGCCTTGGCGTCCTCGCGCTTGATGTAGTGCGCGTCCGCGGTGGCGACGAGCGGGATGTCCAGGTCACGAGACAGCTGCTTCAGGTTCTCGTTGGCCTTGTCCTGCTCGACCATGCCGTTGGACTGGACCTCCAGGTAGAAGCTGTCGGGCTCGAAGATGCCCTTGTATTCGGCGGCCACGCGGCGGGCGTGGTCCATGTCGCCGCGGAAGCACGCGCTCGTGACTTCACCGCCCAGGCACGCGGTGAGGCCGACGAGGCCCTTGCTGTGCTCCGCGAGCACCTGCTTGTCGATGCGCGGGTGGTAGTAGAACCCGTTCATGTACGCGGTGGAGGACAGGTAGCGCAGGTTCGCGTAGCCCTCCGCGTTCTTGGCCAGGAGGATGAGGTGGTGGGCCACCTTCTCCGAACGGTCCTCGCGCCCCTTGGGGCCCGCGACGTAGGCCTCCAGGCCGAGGATGGGCTTGATGCCGGCGTCCTTGGCCTTCTTGTAGAAGTCGATGGTGCCGAACATGTTGCCGTGGTCCGTCACGGCCACGCTCGACATGCCCTTCTCCTTCACCGTCTTGATGAGGTCCTTCATCCGGATGGCCCCATCCAGCAGCGAATAGAGGGTGTGGAGGTGGAGGTGGGTAAAGGACATGGGCGTTCCGGCTCCCGGTGAAGAAAGAGGCGCCCGAACACTAGAGCCCGCAACCCCTGCTCGCCAGTCCAGTAACGGCACAGGTGAAAACAGCGGGGCCGCGATGGATCCAGGGCCCGGATTACCGGCCTGGGAGACACCGGGAGCGGAATTCCAGCCCCCCGTCCGTCCGGGCGTGGGCACTCCTTCCGGGAGTGGGGTGGCCGCCGTGGGATTCGTGACCACGCTGCCCCAGGATGCCCGCCTTCGCCCGTACACCGCCGACGCTCGCTCGCGCCCTCCTGCTGGGCTGCCGGGCGGGCCTGCTCGTCTTCCTGGCGCTCTACACGCTCTGTGCCCTGCTGAACATGCAACTGGGTTACCAGGGGAACGAGAGCCGCGTCGTCACGGAGTACGTGTGGAGCGAGTGGCGGCGCGTGGTGCTGTGGCAGGTGGCGCGGCTGTTGGGCGCGTACTGCGCGGTGGGGCTGCTCTTGGGGGCGCTGCTGGGGGCCGGGCTGTGGGCGGCGGAGCGGAGCCGGCGCGCGGTGTTCTGGCTGAGCGGCCTGGGGTGCCTGGTGGTGGAGGGCTTCCTGGTGACGGCGGACATGGCGAGGCATCCGCACCTGTACGCGGCGACGCTGTATGAGCGCTCGGAGGTGACGGCGGAGGTGCTGCGGGTGCTGAGCGGCACGCAGCCGTCGGGGTGGACGTTCGCGGCCTTGGTGCTGCCGGTGTTGAGTGTGCTGGCGGTGGTGGGACGGTGGCTGGCGGAGTCGCCCCGCTGGCGCGGCGTGCTGGGTGGCGTGACGGCCGCGGCGGCGGTGGCGGGCTTCACGGGGCTGGGGCTGACTCGGACGGAGCAGGGGCCGGAATCCCCCGGACGTGCGCGGCCGAACCTGCTCATCCTGGCGTCGGACGGGCTGCGGCCGGATCACCTGTCGGGCAACGGCTATTCGCGGTCCACGTCGCCGAACATCGACCAGTTGATGGAGGAAGGCACGCGCTTCAACGATACGGTGGTGCAGGTGCCGCGCACGGCGCCGTCGTGGACGACGCTGCTCACGTCGCAGTACGCGGGCGAGCACCCGGTGGTGCACACGCTGGTGGGACGTGAGGCGCGCGAGACGAAGCTCACCACGCTGGCGACAGCGCTGGAGGCGCAGGGGTACCGCACGGCGGTGGTGGCGGACTACGCGGGGGATCATTTCTCGCGGTTCCCGTACGGATTCCAGAAGGTGTCCGCGCCGGACTTCCGCTTCCCGGACCTGGTGCGGCAGCGGATGCTCATCACCCACGTGGCGCTGCTGCCGTGGACGGCGCTGGCGCCGGGGCTGTTCAAGGAACGGGGCGAGTTCCCGGAGCTGACGGACCCTGCCCCGCTGCGCACGCGGGTGCGGCATGTGCTGGATGGGCTGCCGGAGGACGCGCCGTTCGCGCTGGTGGTGTTCGCGTCATCCACGCACTTCCCGTACGCCGCGCCGTGGCCGCTGGAGGGCAAGTACGTGGAGCGGGGATATCGGGGGCCCTGGCGGTTTGGAGCGACGCCTCGGATGGAGGTGGATCCGGATGCGCCCGCGACCACGCCGGAGGATGTCGCGGCGCTGGGTGCGAACTACGACGCGGGAGTGCGCACGTTTGATGGGCTCGTGGGGAATGTGCGCGCGGACCTGGAGCGCCGGGGGCGGTGGGATGACACGCTGGTGGTGCTGGTGTCGGACCATGGCGAGCACCTGGAGGATGAAGGGCTGGGTCAGGGCCATGGAGACCACCTGTGGGGCAGCGCGGGGTTGCGGATCCCGTTCGTGGTGCGGCTGCCCGGGCAGGTGGCCTCAGGGCGGCAGGTGACGCAGCGGGCGCGTTCGCTGGACGTGGCGCCGACGGTGTTGGATTTGCTGGGCGTGCCCGCGCCGGAGTCGTTCCGGGGGCGCTCGTTGGCGTCGCTCGCGAGGCCGGGGCCTGAGCCCAAGGCGTTGCCGGATGTGCCCGCACTGATTGAAACGGATATCTGGTTCAGCGACAGGGATGGGCATGCATATCAGACGGTGCGCGTGCCGTATCCGTGGCTCTATGAGATTGCGATGGTGGAGGGCGACACGGGGGAGATTGCGCTGAAGCCAGAGTGGGAGGGACCGGTGCGCCGGGCGCGGCACCGAGGTTTGTATCTGGGACGGTGGAAGTTGTTGGAGCTGCCCACGCCGGATGGGGTTCGGGTGCAGCTCTTCGACACAGTGTCGGATCCGGCGGAACTGCGGGACGTGGCGGGAGACAATCCGAACGTCGTGGCCACGATGCGGGCGAAGCTGGCGGCGGAACTGCCGGATGCGACCGGTGAGGCTCGCGGCGCCGTGGGACCATGAACGAAGCACCGCTGCTAGGGTGCCGTGCCATGGCCATCATCATGGAGGGACTGACAAGCTGTCCCATCTGCGGCAG belongs to Corallococcus exiguus and includes:
- a CDS encoding SDR family oxidoreductase, whose translation is MADSVFKDGLLKGKTAFVSGGSSGINLGIATAFVKAGAKVAINGRNVEKLEGAVKGLQAHGTAMGVAADVRDYASVEKALQQVKDAYGEIDVLVCGAAGNFPAPVLGMSSNGFKAVMDIDVLGTFNVSRAAFEHLRKPGAAVINISAPQAYLPMAMQAHVCAAKAGVDMLTRVLAIEWGGTGVRVNAITPGPIEGTEGMSRLAPSEGARQKLAEALPLQRFGKPDDIARLALFLSSDAASYITGAIMVCDGGQSLLGGAAVLQAING
- the dnaE gene encoding DNA polymerase III subunit alpha, with the protein product MSFTHLHLHTLYSLLDGAIRMKDLIKTVKEKGMSSVAVTDHGNMFGTIDFYKKAKDAGIKPILGLEAYVAGPKGREDRSEKVAHHLILLAKNAEGYANLRYLSSTAYMNGFYYHPRIDKQVLAEHSKGLVGLTACLGGEVTSACFRGDMDHARRVAAEYKGIFEPDSFYLEVQSNGMVEQDKANENLKQLSRDLDIPLVATADAHYIKREDAKAHELLMCIASGKTLADNKRLRHSTDKLYVTSPEEMLGFFSDSPEAVHNSMRIAEMCNVELKLGKPMLPTFKVPDGHTPDSFMSELSYEGLRQRFKELEGQYPIDREQYQARLTLELGVIQRMGFSGYFLIVQDFINWAKDHNIPVGPGRGSGAGSLVAYALRITDLDPIPYNLLFERFLNPERVSMPDFDIDFCQDRRDEVIKYVGRKYGEMNVGQIITFGSLKAKSVLRDVCRVFGLPFSEGDRIAKLVPEVLNITLKEAIEMEPRLKEMIEKPQNIGEVEGNPVTTKDVLEIALALEGLHRQPGMHAAGVVIADKPLWEFVPVYQPPGEKILITQFAKDEVEAAGLVKFDFLGLKTLTVIQHALDLVNRNHGKDIKRHEIPLHDEKMWQLMAEGDTAGVFQMESSGFTEMVMKLKPTCFEDVIAAGALYRPGPLDAGMVDVFINRKHGREKVSYPHPNLEPVLKDTYGVIVYQEQVMQISQVLGGYTLGRADLLRRAMGKKKAEVMQAERAGFLEGCKINNVDLKVAGEIFDLMEKFAEYGFNKSHSAAYGLVTIHTAWLKAHYPCEFMAALLTSEKDNTDKVVKHIGEARESGTQVLPPDVNLSDLAFGAVEGKIRFGLGAIKGVGEGAIESILEARKEGPFKSLFDFCERVDGRRVNRKVLEALVKAGAFDFEKRPRAQLFETIERAMNRGSSSQKDKAAGQSSLFGMLSGPASAGTGLKDDYAAVEEWPEKERLAFEKESIGFYVSGHPLYQYEKELKRYARPITAVQRARRDEKLTVAGIITVLRERPTKTGKRMAWVTIEDLSGSTELVCFPGKDGTRNVMGKDGKWAKQGPKPGYEHWEHLLKSDDPILVTGTVQISQRDENTPTAELIVDDIQSLKAVREKRTKRLELRLPAEIVTEERLAKLNELAKKYAGATPVAVSVLFPGEAEAHISGTTLKVQVNDDLLLAVDRLFGQKVVEFG
- a CDS encoding sulfatase family protein, which translates into the protein MPAFARTPPTLARALLLGCRAGLLVFLALYTLCALLNMQLGYQGNESRVVTEYVWSEWRRVVLWQVARLLGAYCAVGLLLGALLGAGLWAAERSRRAVFWLSGLGCLVVEGFLVTADMARHPHLYAATLYERSEVTAEVLRVLSGTQPSGWTFAALVLPVLSVLAVVGRWLAESPRWRGVLGGVTAAAAVAGFTGLGLTRTEQGPESPGRARPNLLILASDGLRPDHLSGNGYSRSTSPNIDQLMEEGTRFNDTVVQVPRTAPSWTTLLTSQYAGEHPVVHTLVGREARETKLTTLATALEAQGYRTAVVADYAGDHFSRFPYGFQKVSAPDFRFPDLVRQRMLITHVALLPWTALAPGLFKERGEFPELTDPAPLRTRVRHVLDGLPEDAPFALVVFASSTHFPYAAPWPLEGKYVERGYRGPWRFGATPRMEVDPDAPATTPEDVAALGANYDAGVRTFDGLVGNVRADLERRGRWDDTLVVLVSDHGEHLEDEGLGQGHGDHLWGSAGLRIPFVVRLPGQVASGRQVTQRARSLDVAPTVLDLLGVPAPESFRGRSLASLARPGPEPKALPDVPALIETDIWFSDRDGHAYQTVRVPYPWLYEIAMVEGDTGEIALKPEWEGPVRRARHRGLYLGRWKLLELPTPDGVRVQLFDTVSDPAELRDVAGDNPNVVATMRAKLAAELPDATGEARGAVGP